A window of Apium graveolens cultivar Ventura chromosome 8, ASM990537v1, whole genome shotgun sequence contains these coding sequences:
- the LOC141681019 gene encoding protein LIKE COV 1-like isoform X1, giving the protein MGDDRSSSIIMARGDRDREVLIPVALSPPSSSGNGHDDDDASKPSSPFVSSHLSGRETFYKVVRSWASKKFMTGCVIMLPIAITFYITWWFIHFVDGFFSPIYAQLGIDIFGLGFMTSITFIFFVGVFMSSWLGASVLSLGEWFIKRMPFVRHIYNASKQISAAISPDQNSQAFKEVAIIRHPRLGEYAFGFITSSVLLQTYSGEEELCCVYVPTNHLYIGDIFMVNVNDVIRPNLSVREGIEIVVSGGMSMPQILTTLDTRTLHIDRS; this is encoded by the exons ATGGGCGATGATAGATCCAGTTCGATTATTATGGCCAGAGGTGATAGAGATCGTGAAGTTCTAATTCCGGTTGCTCTCTCGCCGCCGTCTTCCTCCGGCAACGGCCACGATGATGATGATGCTTCCAAGCCTTCTTCTCCTTTCGTCTCTTCTCATCTCTCCGGCCGCGAG ACATTTTACAAAGTTGTTAGAAGCTGGGCGTCAAAGAAATTCATGACTGGATG TGTCATCATGTTGCCGATAGCTATCACTTTCTACATCACATGGTGGTTTATTCATTTCGTTGATGGCTTTTTCTCTCCTATATATGCTCAGCTGGGAATTGATATATTTG GTCTCGGCTTTATGACATCAATCACTTTTATATTCTTTGTTGGAGTGTTTATGTCATCATGGTTGGGGGCATCTGTTTTAAGCCTTGGAGAATGGTTTATAAAGCGTATGCCATTTGTTCGTCACATTTACAATGCTTCCAAGCAAATTAGTGCTGCCATATCTCCAG ATCAGAACTCACAAGCATTCAAAGAAGTGGCCATTATAAGGCATCCACGTCTTGGTGAATATGCATTTGGCTTCATTACATCGTCTGTTCTTCTCCAG ACTTATTCAGGAGAGGAGGAGCTATGCTGTGTGTATGTCCCTACCAATCATCTTTATATTGGTGACATATTTATGGTCAATGTCAATGATGTAATTAGACCGAATTTATCAGTTCGGGAAGGGATTG AGATTGTCGTGTCGGGTGGAATGTCAATGCCCCAGATCCTGACAACATTGGATACAAGGACTCTTCATATTGATAGAAGTTGA
- the LOC141681019 gene encoding protein CONTINUOUS VASCULAR RING 1-like isoform X2, producing the protein MGDDRSSSIIMARGDRDREVLIPVALSPPSSSGNGHDDDDASKPSSPFVSSHLSGRETFYKVVRSWASKKFMTGCVIMLPIAITFYITWWFIHFVDGFFSPIYAQLGIDIFGLGFMTSITFIFFVGVFMSSWLGASVLSLGEWFIKRMPFVRHIYNASKQISAAISPDQNSQAFKEVAIIRHPRLGEYAFGFITSSVLLQDTLYCIYLKIPAFVFVKQLNA; encoded by the exons ATGGGCGATGATAGATCCAGTTCGATTATTATGGCCAGAGGTGATAGAGATCGTGAAGTTCTAATTCCGGTTGCTCTCTCGCCGCCGTCTTCCTCCGGCAACGGCCACGATGATGATGATGCTTCCAAGCCTTCTTCTCCTTTCGTCTCTTCTCATCTCTCCGGCCGCGAG ACATTTTACAAAGTTGTTAGAAGCTGGGCGTCAAAGAAATTCATGACTGGATG TGTCATCATGTTGCCGATAGCTATCACTTTCTACATCACATGGTGGTTTATTCATTTCGTTGATGGCTTTTTCTCTCCTATATATGCTCAGCTGGGAATTGATATATTTG GTCTCGGCTTTATGACATCAATCACTTTTATATTCTTTGTTGGAGTGTTTATGTCATCATGGTTGGGGGCATCTGTTTTAAGCCTTGGAGAATGGTTTATAAAGCGTATGCCATTTGTTCGTCACATTTACAATGCTTCCAAGCAAATTAGTGCTGCCATATCTCCAG ATCAGAACTCACAAGCATTCAAAGAAGTGGCCATTATAAGGCATCCACGTCTTGGTGAATATGCATTTGGCTTCATTACATCGTCTGTTCTTCTCCAG GACACTTTATATTGCATATATCTGAAGATACCCGCCTTTGTTTTTGTCAAGCAACTGAACGCATAA